TTTCATGGCCCGCCATTTCCTTGACGAAGCCCAGCGCCTCCATGTCGAGGTCGGTGCGACGATGGGTGCCGCCCCATTGGGTGAAGATATAGGACCGCCATTCTGTCGCAAAGGACACGATCGAATGCGGGCCGACCACCCGTTCGGGCAGCGCCGCGCCGACCGTCGCATCGTCCCACCAGCGCCGGTCATGGCCCAGATCATGCAGCATCTGGATCCACTGCATCTTGCGCGCTTCCAGCTCTTCCAACTGGTCGTCGGTCCAGACCGGATCGTCGAACCCCTCGGTCGGGACATTGTCCTTGCCCGCTTCCTGGCTGTAGCGGATCGAGGTCGAACGCTGCTTGGCGATCAAATCGCCCTGCTGATTATAATAGAAATTGTCGCCGCGCTGGAAACAGGTTGGCCCTGCAAACTTGGTGTCCTTGACCGTATAGTCGAAGGGGATGCGCTCGTTGAGGATGCGGTCGCCCGCGACCATGCGGGGGCCATAGAACCACCATTCGTCGCCACCGAACAACATGTGCGAATTGGGCACTCGGCCGATGCAGGACGGCGCGGAGCCATGGGCGCAATCCATCGTCACGGCAAAGCTTTGCGGCGCGACCATGCCGCCCCAGCGGCTCTGCGCGGCATAGCCGGCATCATAATGGAGCCGGTTGGGATAGTGCATCGCCTGCACCCAGCGACGGATATCGCCATTGTTGATCGGCTCGACCATCCGTGCGGGCTGGATCGGCTTGCCCAGATAATTGTCGATATCCGAACAATCGAGCGTTGGCGTGGTCATGGATCGTCTCTCCAAAATGGCTGTGTTTGACCGCAAGGCTAGCGACGCACCGGCAGGGCGACTTGACCAAAATGGACAGGCGCCCGGCCCATTGCCGCGCCCCGCAAAATTGCCCAGAAGCGGACGCGAAGAAGGAGGGAAGGGACGATATGGCTACCGCTCGCAGACTTGGCGCCGAAGGATCGCAGAACCGCGCCCGCTTCATCGACGCGGCCGAAACGATCCTGGCAGAGGTCGGCGAACATGGCATTTCCGCGCGGCAGGTCGCCCAGCAGGCCGGGCTCAAGACCCAGCTCCTCTATTATTATTTCCGTACCATGGACGATCTGCTGCGCGCCGTCGTCCAGCGGATCAACGAGCGGCGCATGGCCCGGTTCACAGAAGCACTCGCCGCGCCAAGCCCCCTGCGCGCCATGTGGGATATGATGCGCGATCCCTCCAGCGCAGCGCTCGCGGCGGCGCTGAGCGCGATCGCCCATCATCGCGAGGCGGTACGCGCCGAGATTGTGACTGCCGCCCAAGCGTTTAGAGCACATCAGGCACAGGCCGTGGCAGCCCTGCTCCCCACCGACCAGGCGGACCATGCCAGCGGCCTGGTGATGATCGCCGCTTCACTCGCGCGCATGCTGGTCAGCGAGACGGCGCTGGGCCTCACCGAGGGCCACGACCAGGCACTGGCAATGATCGAGGCGATGCTGGACCAACTCGAACGCAAATGATCGCCCCGGCGCTATCGCTCTACCCGGCATCGCATCCCCCACCTCTACCCTGCTAATGAACTGTTCAGCATCGCGGCACGGCATAGGCGCGCGATGCAAGGAGAGGA
The sequence above is drawn from the Sphingobium sp. AP49 genome and encodes:
- a CDS encoding TetR/AcrR family transcriptional regulator; translation: MATARRLGAEGSQNRARFIDAAETILAEVGEHGISARQVAQQAGLKTQLLYYYFRTMDDLLRAVVQRINERRMARFTEALAAPSPLRAMWDMMRDPSSAALAAALSAIAHHREAVRAEIVTAAQAFRAHQAQAVAALLPTDQADHASGLVMIAASLARMLVSETALGLTEGHDQALAMIEAMLDQLERK
- a CDS encoding MaoC family dehydratase N-terminal domain-containing protein, with the translated sequence MTTPTLDCSDIDNYLGKPIQPARMVEPINNGDIRRWVQAMHYPNRLHYDAGYAAQSRWGGMVAPQSFAVTMDCAHGSAPSCIGRVPNSHMLFGGDEWWFYGPRMVAGDRILNERIPFDYTVKDTKFAGPTCFQRGDNFYYNQQGDLIAKQRSTSIRYSQEAGKDNVPTEGFDDPVWTDDQLEELEARKMQWIQMLHDLGHDRRWWDDATVGAALPERVVGPHSIVSFATEWRSYIFTQWGGTHRRTDLDMEALGFVKEMAGHENDPVMEAINPEFTDGAYVGPSRGHLFPRWARFIGMPRGYGYGASMGAWITDYFAGWAGEWGMIRHSACNYRSPALTGDITITTGTILDKFVDEAGRHMVQVDCRMANQAGAVLATAKAEIELPKRPA